The following proteins are encoded in a genomic region of Athene noctua unplaced genomic scaffold, bAthNoc1.hap1.1 HAP1_HAP1_scaffold_36, whole genome shotgun sequence:
- the LOC141974210 gene encoding olfactory receptor 14J1-like gives MSNGSSTTEFLLLAFADRRELQLLHFWLFLGISLAALLGNGLIITAIACDHRLHTPMYFFLLNLSLLDLGSISTTLPKAMANSLWDNRHISYLGCAAQVFFFLFFISAEFYVLTIMSYDRYVAICKPLHYGTLLGSRACVHMAAAAWGTGFLNSLLHTANTFSLTFCKGNVLDQFFCEIPQILKLSCSHSYLREVGLLLISISLAFGCFVFIVVSYVQIFRAVLRIPSEQGRHKAFSTCLPHLAVVSLFISTGTFANLKPPSISSPSLDLVVSFLYSVVPPAVNPLIYSMRNQELKQTLKKLIQSAVSQHH, from the coding sequence atgtccaacggcagctccaccaccgagttcctcctcctggcattcgcagacagacgggagctgcagctcctgcacttctggctcttcctgggcatctccctggctgccctcctgggcaacggcctcatcatcaccgccatcgcctgtgaccaccgcctgcacacccccatgtacttcttcctcctcaacctctccctcctcgacctgggctccatctccaccactctccccaaagccatggccaactccctctgggacaacaggcacatctcctacttgggatGTGCTGCAcaggtgtttttctttctcttcttcatctCAGCAGAATTTTATGtactcaccatcatgtcctacgaccgctacgttgccatctgcaaacccctgcactacgggaccctcctgggcagcagagcttgtgtccacatggcagcagctgcctggggcactgggttcctcaattctctcctgcacacggccaacacattttcacttacATTCTGTAAAGGCAATGttctggaccagttcttctgtgaaatcccccagatcctcaagctctcctgctcacactcctacctcagggaagttgggcttctTTTAATTAGTATCtctttggcttttgggtgttttgtgttcattgtggtgtcctatgtgcagatcttcagggccgtgctgaggatcccctctgagcagggacggcacaaagccttttccacgtgcctccctcacctggccgtggtctccctctttatcagcactggCACATTTGCCAACCTGAAGcccccctccatctcctccccatccctggacctggtggtgtcatttctgtactcggtggtgcctccagcagtgaaccccctcatctacagcatgaggaaccaggagcttaaacagacactgaagaagctgattcaatcagctgtttctcagcaccattaa
- the LOC141974211 gene encoding olfactory receptor 14J1-like — translation MSLSLTSIPAGGGISEEIVNQGYPGVWATDTPGRAKNALPVEVNLKEGQQPLHHEFLLLAFADRRELQLLHFWLFLGISLAALLGNGLIITAIACDHRLHTPMYFFLLNLSLLDLGSISTTLPKAMANSLWHNRHISYLGSAAQLFFFLFLISAEFSLLTVMSYDRYVAICKPLHYGTLLGSRACVHMAAAAWGTGFLNSLLHTANTFSLPLCQGNAVDEFFCEIPHILKLSCSHSYLREVGLIMVSACLAFGCFVFIVVSYVQIFRAVLRIPSEQGRHKAFSTCLPHLAVVSLFITTALFAYLKPPSISSPSLDLVVSFLYSVVPPAVNPLIYSMRNQEIKDSMRNLITRCYAEAMNCLSSSY, via the exons atgagcttgtccctaactAGTATCCCCGCAGGAGGAGGAATCAGTGAGGAAATTGTCAATCAAGGGTATCCCGgggtgtgggccactgacacgcctggaagggcgaAGAACGCTCTGCCCGTAGAGGTAAACctcaaagaaggacaacaaccg CTCCACcacgagttcctcctcctggcattcgcagacagacgggagctgcagctcctgcacttctggctcttcctgggcatctccctggctgccctcctgggcaacggcctcatcatcaccgccatcgcctgtgaccaccgcctgcacacccccatgtacttcttcctcctcaacctctccctcctcgacctgggctccatctccaccactctccccaaagccatggccaactccctctggcacaacaggcacatctcctacttggggtctgctgcacagctcttcttctttctgttcttgatctcagcagagttttctctcctcaccgtcatgtcctacgaccgctacgttgccatctgcaaacccctgcactacgggaccctcctgggcagcagagcttgtgtccacatggcagcagctgcctggggcactgggttcctcaattctctcctgcacacggccaacacattttcactgccactgtgCCAGGGCAATGCTGTGGAcgagttcttctgtgaaatcccccacatcctcaagctctcctgctcacactcctacctcagggaagttgggcttatcatggtcagtgcctgtttggcttttgggtgttttgtgttcattgtggtgtcctatgtgcagatcttcagggccgtgctgaggatcccctctgagcagggacggcacaaagccttttccacgtgcctccctcacctggccgtggtctccctctttatcacCACGGCTCtatttgcctacctgaagccgccctccatctcctccccatccctggacctggtggtgtcatttctgtactcggtggtgcctccagcagtgaaccccctcatctacagcatgaggaaccaggagatcaaggattcCATGAGGAATCTGATAACTAGATGTTATGCTGAAGCAATGAACTGCTTATCTTCTTCatattaa